The genomic segment AAGGGGTTCATCGACCCCTTGATTCAGCAATACCCTGACTCTAAAGGTAAGCAACAATACCTTGCGATAAATTCTCAGGAACATAATGACGCTGAAATGGTCATGCTGTTTGATGACTTAGTGGTGATTGAGCGTGATGAGCAAGCAAAACAAGTTGTGAGCCGCTTTGCTGCTGAATCTGCACTGTTGCTAGCTGCAAGCCCACTTGCCGTTTTGGATATGGCAATTATATTGTGGCGTAATCAACGAATGATTAATGCAATCGCAGATATTTACGGTATCGAACTTGGCTACTGGAGCAGAATAAAACTTATCAGAAGTATCATCGTCAATATTGTGTATGCGGGTACAACAGAAGTCGTAACGGATTTAGGTACACAGCTACTATCCGTTGAAATGACCGGAAAACTCTCAGCAAGACTTGCACAAGGTTTAGGGGGGGCTTGCTAACCGCTAGATTAGGCTATCAGGCGATGAATCTATGTCGTCCTCTTAAATTTAAAGAGTCTAACCGACCTAAGCTTGGGCAGATACATCAGCAGCTTCTGGGTGAATTGAAGCGTTTTTCGACTTCGGTTCTCAGCTCTTCGAAAGACAAAGTCGAATCAGAGCCACGTTAACGGTACAAAAATAGGATTAAGTTGGGTGAAATTTGACCTGTTGTGATTTTTGACTACAGTTTTATGACAGTTATTTAGTTGTTACTTAAGTAGCTGCAGTGTCGATCAAGGAATTAAGGAAGCAGATCGACTTAATATAGGACTAAAGGAGTTCAACATGAAACACTCATTTTTAGTGGGCGTTGTATGCGCCTGCGCACTTTCTGTGATGTACCAATCCCCCTTACATGCAAAGCAAGTGGATAGCACTGCTAAACAGGTTGCCGCTCAACATGACACTGTTAAGCAGACTAGCTCAAAAATGGCTAAGGTTAATATTAATAAAGCCAGCGCGGCTGAATTACAGCAGTTGAAAGGGATTGGCGAATCTAAGGCAAAGGCCATTGTCGATTACCGTGCTAAAAATGGTAAGTTCAGTAATCTTAATCAATTGACTCAAGTAGCGGGTATTGGTGACAAGCTGGTGGAACAAAATGCGAAACAAATCAGTTTTTAACTCGCTTTAAAAAAGCACAAAAGTAAAAGGGAGCGTTTGCTCCCTTTTTTAACGCTAATTTATAACCAATTTAATTTGTTTGTTGTCGCTGAAAGGACTGACTTATTGAGCGTTAAGCTGCTGACCATTAACATTCTTTGCATCATCGCCCATTAAATATAAATATACTGGCATGATGTCTTGAGCTGTTTTTAAGGTTAATGGATCTTCCCCAGGATAAGCTTTTGCTCTCATTTCTGTGCGAGTTGCACCTGGGTTAATACTATTAACACGAACATTGGTGCCTTCACACTCATGTGCTAAAACTTCCATCATGCCTTCAGTAGCAAATTTTGAAAAAGCATATGGCCCCCAATAAGCTCGCCCTTTACGGCCAACACTACTAGAAGTAAACACCAATGAAGCAGAAGGGGCAGAGCGCATAATTGGCAGTAATGCTTTAGTCATAATTACTTGAGATATAACGTTAATTTTCATCACATCTTCAAGAGACGCTAAGTCAATGTGCTCAAACGGACCTAAAGCGCCCAGTAAGCTGGCATTATGTAGTACGCCATCAAGGTGACCAAATTGTTCAGCGATGGTATCAGCCATATCTTTATAGTTTTGCTCTGCGGCTCCTTTTAAGTCTAAAGGGACGATGGCAGGTTTTGGATAACCAGCTTGTTCTATTTCATCATAAACGGCTTCTAATTTTTTGACTGTTTTACCTAGTAATATGACAGTAGCACCATGTTTTGCAAAATTAATTGCTGCAACACGACCTATCCCAGCACCAGCGCCAGTAACAAGAATTGTTTTATTTTTTAGTAAATCTTTTTTAGCTTGATATTCCAACATGGTTCAATTTTTCCTTCGGCCGCAAAAGCACGTCAAATCTAGATTCGAACAAAAGATAAACGTTCGTTTTAAACAAATGACTGATAAATGTTAACGTGTAGCACTTTCGCATGTAACAAATATGTAGCTAACTCAATAATTTTACGTTAACTTGAGATGAGTTAAGGACAAAAATATGTCCTTATGGTCATGTGTTTACGCTATTGTGACCAATTTTTGGGGAAATTAAAATTATTACAACAAGATTTGGGGAAAAAAGATGAAAAGACTCATATTGGGTGTTGCTATTGCATCTGCTCTTGGGCTCAGCGGCTGTAGTGAAGATAGTACAAATGAAGCAAAAGATTCTGTCGAGCCACTCATTCCATTCTCGCAAATGGTATTTGATCCTGCAGCAGGTGAAGTGCCATTACCAAATGACCTTTTATTTAACGGTACAACAGATGGTACGTTAGCGATTCCTGGTGAAGACGGTATTGACTATGTTGACCCAACTCTTGCCTTAGGTGCATTAGATGGTTGGTCTACAACATCTCCAATTTCAATCACAGTTGATCTTGCGACTGATAATTCAGGTGAGATGTTAACAATCGATGCCGCTTCTGTTTTCCAAGCTGGCGCTGTGCGCCTATTTGAAGCAACTGTTGGTGGTGCATTATCAACTGATCCAGAGTGTTCAGATGCGTTAACACTTTCAGCATGTAAGATTGGCGCAGAACTTCAGTTTGGCGTTGACTTCATCGCGCAAGCTTCAGGTAACACAATTGCCATTGTGCCGCTTAAAGCCTTAAAACCTAATCAATCATATATTTATGCAACGACGGATCTTATTCAAGATTCTGCAGGTCGTTCTATTGAGCCATCGAGTACTTATACATTACTTAAACTCGATATTGACACTAAGCCGTTAGAAACTGATGAGCAACTTTTACTTCAAGGTTTAGTGAATAGCTACGAGAAAGGGTTAGCTGCTGAACACGGTGTAGATGCTGAAACTGTTTCTTATTCAGGTTTATTCACTACGCAGTCTGTTGCAGATGTTTACGAGACAACTAAATTGTTAATGGCTTCAAGCGATCCATACAAGCCTGCATTTGTTCAGCCTCCAATGCCAATGGATAACGGAATCGGTGGTGTGGTTACTGTGGCGCAAGCGGCAGGTTTAACGGTTGAAGATGGCCTTGCTTATGTCGTTTCTGACATAGCAGAAATTTATACTGCAGTAGTTCGTATGCCTATTTACGGTGATTGTTCTTCTGCTAGTTGTACAATTCCGATTGTTGATGGTGCACCGACAGCGCCAAATGGTCGTTGGCATGCTTATGGTGATAGTCCTGTTTCAGTATTATTAGCACTTGATTCTGGCTCAATGAGTGTTGCTAACTTTAGTTCTCAAGCTGTCGCTCAAGGCGTTGACCCAGCTGCTGCGCTGCAAAATCCTGCGCTTATGGCAGGTAAAATTTGGAAGTTAGACGACGGTACTGATGCCGATCCAACTAAACATTTAACCAAGTTTAACCCTATCCCAGCGATAATGGGCTATGAAGACGTTACAGTTCAGATCACCTTACCAAATGCGGCTAAATTGGCGGCATTTAGTGCACAAGCTGGATTACCTTTTGCTGCACCGACGAATGGTTGGCCAACGGTTATGGCTTTACATGGTCTTGGTGGAACTAAGCAAATGGCATTAGCGTACGCTGGTACTTATGCTGCAGCTGGTGTTGCGACGATTGCGATTGATATGCCACTTCATGGCGATCGCTCATACGATGCAACAGGTAATGGCGTTTATGACATCTCGGCAACGAGCGAGTTGTTTGGTCCTCAGTATGCCAACGGTAACCCATTAGTTTTTGTCAATGTGGCGAGTACGCTTACTGTGCGTGATAACTTCCGTCAAGCAACCCTTGATCATTTAAGTTTACGTCTACTGTTAACAGGTATGTATACAGAAATTGCTCAAGCGGGTGGTCAGCAAGTATTTGATATCAGTAAAATCAGTGCTCAAGGCTTAAGCTTAGGTGGCATTGTAGGTACGACGTTATCAACGTACGCTTCAACTGGTTTAGTTGACCCTACAACGGGTGCTGAATTACCTAATGCTTATGGTATTAATGCGGCATCATTAGTGGCACCAGCAGGTGGTCTAGCAGGTTCATTTGCTGGTTCAGCTACTTTTGGACCAGTATTATTTGATACTGTGACAGGTACTGAAGCATTCATGGAGTTAGTTGAAGAAGCTAATGAAGCGGGCTACGAGCCTGGTACACCTGAGTATGAAGCACTAGTTCAAGCCGTTTACTCTGCCTTCATTCCAACATTCGCTTTCGCAGTACAAACGGCGGTTGACTCAGCAGACCCATTAAACCATGCAGCAGCACTTGCTGATACACAATTACCTGTGCACCTTATTGAAGTCGCAGGAGATGGTGCGGGTAACTTACCTGATCAAGTATTACCTAATATGGTTGAAGGTTTCCCATTATCAGGTACTGAGCCGTTAATCTCTGGTTTAGGTCTAGGTTGTGTCAGTTCAACTAATGCAGGTTCTGGTGTTGTTCGTTTCGCTAAAGGTCATCACAGCTCGCTAGTGAGCCCTGATGAAATTGATGGCGTTACTGATGGCATGGCTGCACTAGCAACAGTTGAAATGCAATCTCAAGTTGCTGCTTTTGCCAAGACTGCAGGCTTAGGGGCTGCGACGATTCTTGTTGATAATCCTGATGTGCTTGTACCTTGTAGCTAATTAATGATATTTTATCGTTAATTGATTAAAAACCCAGCACTAGCTGGGTTTTTTATTGTCAACATGGTTTAAGTTCCTGCTAAGATAGCGCTAATAACGTTTTTCTTTATGGAGTGTATTTTGGAGTTTTTATCTGAGTACGGCATGTTTCTCGCTAAAGCCGTCACTATCGTTGTCGCCATCCTTGCAGTTGTCATTGTTGTTTTAGCTAGCAGCATGAAACAAAAAGCAGACAAAGGTGAGCTTAAGTTAACGAACATGACTGATGAGCTTAAACAGCTAGAAAAAGAGTTAAAGGAAGAACTGCTCTCTAAAAAACAATACAAGGCTTACGAAAAGCAATTAAAAGCTGACGAAAAAGCGGCTGAAAAAGATGAAACAACGCCGTCAAAGGTGTTTGTCATCGACTTTAAAGGCAGCATTGATGCTGGGGAAGTTGCTTCTTTACGTGAGGAAATCACTGCGATTTTAACCATAGCAGAAAAAGATGACCAAGTATTAGTGAATGTCGAAAGTGGCGGTGGCATGGTCCATGGCTATGGGTTGGCATCAAGTCAGCTAGATAGATTAAAACAAGCCAATATTCCACTGACAATTTGTATTGATAAAGTGGCTGCCAGTGGTGGTTACATGATGGCATGTGTCGCAGATAAAGTTTATGCCGCTCCTTTTGCTATCGTTGGTTCTATTGGCGTTGTTGCGCAATTACCCAACTTTAGTCGTTTACTTAAAAAACATGATATCGACTATGAGCAGCATACAGCAGGTGACTTCAAACGCACATTAACTGTGTTTGGTGAGAATACAGATGAGGGTCGCGAGAAGTTTCAAGAAGAGCTTGAAGAAACCCATGTTTTATTCAAAGAGTTTGTGAGCAAATATCGCCCCGAAATGGATATTGCTAAGGTCGCAACTGGTGAGCATTGGTATGGTCAGCAAGCTATTGAGCTAGGGTTAATTGATGCTATTTCTACCAGTGATGACGTTATTTTGAGTTTAGTTAAAGAGCATCAAGTTATTAAAATTAAATATCAAATGAAGAAAAAGCTTGCTGATAAAATCGCACATGGAGCGTCATTATCGGTTGATGGTGTTATTAATCGTTTGATGGAACGCGAAAGCACAATTAAATAACAAGGGTATAAATGCAACAAGAGTCAGGATATAAAGCCAATATGATGGTGGGTGACCAATGTTATCCCGCTTTTGAATTGAGAAATTTACTGAACTTTATTGAAACTCACCTCGGTGAGAGTGTTGCTAATGAAATATACCAGCAACTGGGCTTAGGGCCATCGGAACTCAGCGCTATGCAGTTTGTTTATGTATGGCAAGTTGAGTTTGCGATGGAGCAATTACGCACTTTAAGCCCAGATCATGAAATCGGCGCTAGACTAGGGGCAAGTTACCAAGTTTCAACGCTCGATGTATTACTTCCTTTCTTTGACCAGTTCACTACCTTGGGTGAATGCTTAACGTTTGTCATTAAAAACCCTGATCTTGCTGGCAGTTTCTCCGATACACTTATACGAGTAGAAGACTCAACACTTTGGGTACGCTGGCTTAACACGGGGAAAGTCTCTGCAGATAAATTTTCTTTTCAGTTTCAACATAGCGTATGTGCGTTACTGGGTGCTGCAAGGCAACTCGTTAAAGCGTCAGTAAATATTGACGAAATTCATTTTGCCTCTTCGCCACATGCCACAGTTTTTTTAAGCCAAATTACTGGGGCCCAAATGACGTTTGATTGTGATTTTTTTGAATGGGGGATCAATCTTGATGTGTTGAAAACGCCGCTTGATTATCAATTTGACCAACTTTCTCAAATAGCGGTACCTGATGGTATTTCTTTCATTGACGAGGTGTTAACTCATATACGAACTTGTATGCCGACCCCTCCCAAATTAGAACCCTTTGCGTCAACCATGCATATGAGTGATCGAAGCCTAAGGCGAAAGCTATCCGCTGCTGGCACGACATATCAAAAGTTAGTCGATCAAGTGAGATGCCAAGCAGCAATTAACCTTATTTTAGCTGATGAACTGCCTATTGAAGAAATTGCTGAAACCCTTGGTTATGGCGATGTTAGTCATTTTAGGCAGAGTTTTAAGCATTGGTTAGGTTATCCTCCTGGACATTTTTTAAGGCTTAACCAGTTACACATGGAGTAATCCCGTTTTACTCACAAAGACCAATGGTCGGTGACATACTGTCTATCCAACGTTTGATTAACTCTGTTCCCTCGGTATGAATGATTTCTCGCCCTATTGGTGGCATCCTATCTTTTGGCGCATTTAAGCGCTGGCGATAATGAACAATTGAGCGCTCTCCATTTCCGGGAACAATATCGTAAGCCAAACCATTTGGCCCACCATCCCAGCCTGGAGGTTGCTTACATACACCGTATTCGAATGAGGTATGGTCGACGTTATAATTCAGTCTTAAACCAGAAATACTGGCAAAGCCGCCCTCGTGATGACAATGAGCACAATTGATATCTAAATAACCTTTGGCACGATTTGTTAAAGAGGCGGAACTATCATGCAAAGGGTATGACTTATCGACTGTGGCGAGTGCCGGCATACTGCTGAGTAACTCTTTTTCAACCCATAAGATTAATTGATTTTGTATACCCGTTTGTGTTGCTATTTCTCGGTTGAGTAAGTGAGCTTTAAGACCGATAGGACGAATAATACTGGTGTCCAAATGTGTTGTTTGATGACAAATTTTACACTCAACTTTACTGGGGATAGCGTAGTCAAAGCTAATGGACTCGCCTTGATTATTAAGCGTATGTGCCACTTTAGCACCTGCAATTATTAATTCGGCTTTGTCATCTGCCTGCCATTGGTAAGCAAGGGCAGTCCAGCCTGTTTCTCGATGGATTAATAGTCTTGTTTCGATTAACTTTTCGTTATCTTCGCCTGTTGCTTGTGTATCAAAAGGCAAAGCGAATGTTTTAACTAACACGCTGCCTATTGGCAAATCAAAAACCTGCTCTGGCATGTAAGTTAATTGCTGGTTGTCAGGTAAGAATAGGAAACGGTATTTACTGGCATAATTGGAGAATAATTCCGTTGATAATTGATATGCTATTCCAGGTTCTGTCGGTGATTGAGTGGGGATACTGGGGTCGGTAAACAAGCCGTAATCACTTAATTGAGGGCAGTCTTTAGCCATTAACGCCGCCCAATTGACCTCAGTACTGGTTTGCAAACACACATCATCAGAATCATCTGGTTGAGCGGGAGTCGTTGGTGTTGAATCTGGGAGTGATGGGGTTGTTGAGCTGATATCTGTGTCACTTGAGTTTGAGCCGCCACATGCAATTAATGTGAAAGCGGTCATTATGATTAACAGCTTTATGAATAATTTTTTCTGAATGAATAAAGGACAATGCGGCATCGAGAGTATCCTAGTGTTAGCGGTGGCTTGAATTGGATGTTGCTGGTTTAATGCAGTGGGTTAATAAATTGCGGATGAAAAGAAGAGGATGAAACTCGCTCATCCTCTATAGATTACTGCTAGTCTAAGAACAAGACGCAGCAGGTAGTCGCTTGATCCATTCGCTAATAAGTGCCACACCTTCATCATGGGACAAGCTACGACCAATTTCTGGCATTCTATCACCTGGGTCATTGGTCTCCATACGGAAGTGCAAGATACTCTCTTCAGGCTTACCTGGCACAACATCATAGCCTAAACTGCCACCGCCATAGGCAACAGGAGACTTACACGTGCCGTGCGAGAAACCTGCGTCATCGTCATAACTTCTCCAATACTCTAATTTAAGACCTGTATTAGATGCATTACCTTCGGGGCGATGACAATGCGCACAGTTAATGTCTAAGTAACCTTTAGCTGCTGCCATGAGTTCAGTATCTGACATTGATGCAATATTTAATTCATCGCCATCTTGATATTCTGGAACTTTATCTACATCGGCTAAGTTAGGTACCCCTTGCAATATTCCTGCTGCTTGCCATTTAGATAGTTGGTTCATGACGCCATCACTGTAGGCATAATCACGATTTAAGTGACGAGCTTTTGGACCAATAGGCATGAATACCGCATTACTGTCGGCATCTGGTTTGAATTGGTGGCATTGCTTACATTGATTCATGCTTGGTACTACATAATCAAAGTTTAACATTTCTCCATTATGCGTGACTTGCTTACCTTGGATAGCACCAGCTTTTGCCAACATGGCATCAGATTTATCGGCTTTCCATGCATAAGGTAGGGCGCTCCAACCTGTTTCGCGATGGATAAGCAAACGGGTTTCGATCACATCTTCATTCGCAAAGCCGCGGTTATTGGTGTTTTGCGGTAAGGCAAACGTTTTACTGATGACTGTCCCTACAGGGAAGTCTAAAGACTCATTCTCTGTGTAATCGGCTTTGGTGCCATCAGGTAAATATACAAAGCGATATTTAGTGGCATGGTCAGTAAATAAAGGCGTGTTAAGATCGTACGGTAAACCGTTCGAGTTTGGCGACGCTGTTGGGTTGGTCATATCAGCAAATAAGTTGTAGTCCGATAACTTAGGGCAGTTAGCTTTTAGTAAAGCATCCCAGCTGACGTTATCACCAGATGCAGTACATAGGCTCAGATCCCCATCGCCTTCAAGACCACCTTCACCTTCGCCAATAGAGCCGCCTCCACCGATAAGATTTCCGCCATCACAGCCTTCAGTATCATCATCCACACCACAACCAAATATTTCATCGCCGAAAGTCACAGTGTGAACCGGTAGGCTGACTTGGGCACAATTCATTAAGTCAGTTTGTGTTTTTTCATATAAGACGTCAGCGATGTTCATGTCTGTATTACTATTGGCAAATAACCGTCCTAAACTTACATCACCATTTTTTTGGGCACAGACATTATCGCTTCCATCAGGGTTGAATGGCGTTTCTTGTAGCCCTAGGTATGCAGCGGTGCCATTATTTGACAACATTTCACCCAAACCATCATATAAAATACCCGGTAATGCGCCATGGGTTAGTACATAAGCTTTGATAATGTCTTCAATTAAATAACCTTTTGGTTTTTGGCCATAATCTGTGATGACATTGTCATGGATTGAAATATTTCGAGGAGTAGGGCGCCAACCATCATCAATGGCTTGGCCCGGTTGACCGTAATTTCCGACAAAGGTACTGATATCGGGCTCGGCAATGAAAAAGCTTGAAATGGTGAGACCAACAGTGTCGTGGTTAGTGATTTCGTTATTGAAAATTTCGACATCATCGGTGGACAACACAATCACCCCTGTGCCGGGTGGTACGATATGAACACCAGCTGGATTAGAGGATGCATTAGCAAAGTTTAAGGTATTGTTATCGTATACTTTGTTGTTAAAAATACGAACACTTGACCCATAGCGGTGGTTATTAATTGGTAGGTCAAATACTAAAATACCGCCTGTGTTGCCCATAGCTTCATTGTCATAAACATCAGCATATTTTGAGTTTTCAATTTCAATACCGGCAACGTTTTCTTTTGCTATGTTTCGACGGACAACGATGTACTGTGATTGCCCGACATAAATACCGGCATCGGCACTACCTCGTACATAAGTGTCTTCGATTAAAATGTTTTCACACTCTACAGGGTAAAGGCCATAAGCACCATTTCCCTCATCTAACTCACCTTCCCATACGGTTGCAAGGCGACGTAAAATAATGCCGTTGGTATTTTTGAGTTTAATACCGTTATTTTTTGCTTCATTTACTGATAAGTCTTGAATAATGATGTTGATGGCATTTTGAACGAATATGCCATCACCCGAATTGGCTTCTGAAAAATCTAAAACGGTTTCGTCTTGCCCATAGCCCATGATGGTAATGTTTTTAGCAAAACTGCCATCGCCGTCGACATCACCATCAAACAATAATGTTGATTCTATTTTAAAATTACCTTTTGGAAGGACAATGACATCGTTACTCTGGGCATTAATTAAGGCTTCTTGAATACTGATGGTGAGATTATCACCTGCTTCAACCATTATTGCCCCTTCTGGGAAAGTGGGGCCAGTTTCTGCTGGTGGCTGAACTACGGGTGGGGTTTCGGTAACGGTTGGTTCATCATCTGAACCGCAACCACTTAGGTTTAGCGTAACGGCTGTTGCTACAAGGGTAGGTACCAGCCAAGGCATTTTCTTGTTGAACATAGCATCTCCTGCTTTTTATTATGTCTTCCTACTCCTATCTGTTCCGCCGATGGAGTGGATACGATTAGATTCGTATGACTCCAACATGCCTTGTTTGTTATTTGTTAATCAATGTGAGATCTGGCCACATTTTTATAACATATGTTTTTTGGTTCTATGAATGACTTGTTGTGAAAATGGATTATTCAACAAAAACGACAGCCAATGCTGTCGTTTTAAATAATCTACTAATTAGCTTACTTTTAAGTTAGATAGAAGCAATCAGCAATTAAGGTTGCCGATATTACGCTTTATAACTTAAATGCTGATGGAAGCGAACAATCACATCAATGTGTTCTTTATCCATATCAAATTGATTGGTGAACTGACGAATCGCATCTTGAACTTGATTCATAAAGCGGCCATAGCCTTCATCTTTTTGGTCTTCTTTAGCTGCGACAATAACAAAGCGGATAGCTTCAGCAAGCTTAGTGTCATCCCAATGGCAAATAGGGTCTGGTGCTGCATTACTTGGGTCAAAGCCAACCATTTGGAATTCTGCAGTGCTGTTTAGCTGCTCGTATTTACTGTTTCTGACGAGAGGCACTTTACCATTAGCGACCATGGCAACACGGTTTAATTTATTTTCGCTGGTTGCTTTGATGAAGTGGTCAGCAACACGTTGATATTTTTCACCAAAGCTAGTCGCATTTTCTGCTGCTAATTGCTTTTTGATTCGACGTCCCATTGGTAAGCTGACCGTGACGTAGTTAAGCGCACTAACCGACTCAGGTAGGTTACACTCACGGCGTTTATAGCGACTATCTACAGCACGTAGTTTGTAAGCATAGGATTCTTTTAAGCCTTTTGCTTTGGCAAAAAAGTCATAAGAGATGTGCTGGTGGTCTCGTATTTTTGTTGGTACACCTTGAACTGGTAATAGTGGCTTGATCTCAGCTAAAAACTGCTGAACTTTAGCGTGAAACTCAGCTGAATGACTTCGTAATTCGGTACCTGTTGCAAGAAAAACCACTTTTAGCTTTTTAGCTCGGTAACCAGGCAAAGTATGAAGACGATTTGCTTCATGATGTGCAGGGTTGTAGAAAAAGCGTAATTGCTCTTCTGTTGTTAAGCAATAAGCCTCACTGTGAAAACGCACCATAGGGAGTTTATCGCTTGCAACCACATGAACATTAAACAGTTCATATTTATCAGCGACTTGAAAAACCAATTTACTAAACTCTTGATAGCAATTAGTTAAATCACTATATGACGCTAATAATTCATCAGTTAGGGTAAAGCCAACAGTAATATATTGATTTTTACGGGTGGCGGTCGGTAAATACACTTTCTTTTGACGACTGACGGACATAATGTTTCCTTTTAGCCATAGGGTGTTACCAATTTAGATGACAAGCAAAGTAAGTGCTTTGCATCATTGGTATTTATAACGTTTCAAACAAATCCATTTAACATCCAGTTTAATCATTAAAGCTTAAAATAAAATTACTTTTTTAGACTTTTTAAGTGATTTTGAATGAAATATTTTAACCTTTGTTACTTTTTCAGTGCATTAATGATCCAGGGTTGCATCCATTGCGTAATTCGAGGTTGAGCTTCAACATTTGGATGAATGCCATCACGTTGCATTAAGTTAGGGTTTGGTGCTATTTCTAACATGAAAAAAGGCACTAATTCGATATCGAATTCATCAGCTAATTGGTGATAGACATCATTGAACATGCTGGTATATCTTGGACCGTAATTAGGTGGCACCATAATCTCTGTTAATAAAACCTTTGCCCCGTTATCTTGAGACAACTCAATGATTTTTGTAAGATTTGATTTCAGCTTATTTGGAGGGAAACCTCGAAGGCCATCATTGCCTCCAAGCTCTACGACAACAAGGTCAAATGCGCTTGAGTCCAGTAAGCTTGGGAGTCTACGCAAACCGCCTGCGGTGGTTTCTCCGCTAACTGAGCCGTTAATAATGTCATGTTCAGGGTATTGATTACGTAACAATTGTACCCAACCTTGCTCTTCCGACATGCCATAACCTGCGCTTAGACTATCACCTAAGATTAAAATCGTGGCAGCATAGCTAGAAGTTGAAATAAACATTGTTGAAACAACAACCATTAACGCCGCAGAACGCAGGCGTTTAGCCGATAAAAATAAGAAGGATCGTATGTCGACTACTTTTGCAAATAATTCCAGTGCCATTAACGTTACTAACCTCAAAAAAACAGTGGTGACCCAAGAGGGAGAGCTTACTATCCTCAATGGCATTAATATGGATGTCAAGCAAGGTGACAGTATTGCGATTCTCGGCCCATCAGGTTCAGGGAAATCAACCTTATTAGGTTTGCTTGCAGCGCTTGATACACCTACATCTGGAGAAATACTCCTTGATGGACAGGCGTTGTCGGGATTAAACGAAGAATAAAAAGCGGCACTTAGAAAACAAAAAGTCAGCTTTATTTTCCAGTCTTTTATGTTAGTCGACACGCTTACAGCGTTAGAAAATGTCATGCTACCAGCAGAACTTGCTGGCGTGGCTCAAGCTCGTGAAAAAGCCGAGCAGATGCTCGAGCGGGTCGGGCTTTCTCATCGTTTGACACATTTACCAAAACAATTATCTGGCGGTGAGCAGCAACGTGTAGCGATCGCTCGTGCGTTTATTTGTGAGCCCAAAGTATTATTTGCAGATGAGCCGACAGGAAACCTGGATAGTGCTAATGGCGACAAAATCGCAGACATGTTATTTGCCTTAAACCAAGAAAGTGATACCACGCTGGTATTAGTGACTCATGATTTGGAGTTAGCCAAACGTTGTAAGCGACAATTAGTGATGGAAAGTGGTCATTTATCAGAACCAAATGCTGAGTCAGGTACCTCTGGGAGCCATGTTAATCATGCTGACGAGATTTCTGAGGAGGTTAGCTAATGGAATTACAATTAGCTTGGCGCTTATTTAAACGAGAATTGATGCAAGGGCAACTAGTACTCATTGTA from the Shewanella japonica genome contains:
- a CDS encoding DUF3083 family protein, with protein sequence MSVSRQKKVYLPTATRKNQYITVGFTLTDELLASYSDLTNCYQEFSKLVFQVADKYELFNVHVVASDKLPMVRFHSEAYCLTTEEQLRFFYNPAHHEANRLHTLPGYRAKKLKVVFLATGTELRSHSAEFHAKVQQFLAEIKPLLPVQGVPTKIRDHQHISYDFFAKAKGLKESYAYKLRAVDSRYKRRECNLPESVSALNYVTVSLPMGRRIKKQLAAENATSFGEKYQRVADHFIKATSENKLNRVAMVANGKVPLVRNSKYEQLNSTAEFQMVGFDPSNAAPDPICHWDDTKLAEAIRFVIVAAKEDQKDEGYGRFMNQVQDAIRQFTNQFDMDKEHIDVIVRFHQHLSYKA
- a CDS encoding SO2930 family diheme c-type cytochrome codes for the protein MTAFTLIACGGSNSSDTDISSTTPSLPDSTPTTPAQPDDSDDVCLQTSTEVNWAALMAKDCPQLSDYGLFTDPSIPTQSPTEPGIAYQLSTELFSNYASKYRFLFLPDNQQLTYMPEQVFDLPIGSVLVKTFALPFDTQATGEDNEKLIETRLLIHRETGWTALAYQWQADDKAELIIAGAKVAHTLNNQGESISFDYAIPSKVECKICHQTTHLDTSIIRPIGLKAHLLNREIATQTGIQNQLILWVEKELLSSMPALATVDKSYPLHDSSASLTNRAKGYLDINCAHCHHEGGFASISGLRLNYNVDHTSFEYGVCKQPPGWDGGPNGLAYDIVPGNGERSIVHYRQRLNAPKDRMPPIGREIIHTEGTELIKRWIDSMSPTIGLCE
- a CDS encoding parallel beta-helix domain-containing protein; the encoded protein is MFNKKMPWLVPTLVATAVTLNLSGCGSDDEPTVTETPPVVQPPAETGPTFPEGAIMVEAGDNLTISIQEALINAQSNDVIVLPKGNFKIESTLLFDGDVDGDGSFAKNITIMGYGQDETVLDFSEANSGDGIFVQNAINIIIQDLSVNEAKNNGIKLKNTNGIILRRLATVWEGELDEGNGAYGLYPVECENILIEDTYVRGSADAGIYVGQSQYIVVRRNIAKENVAGIEIENSKYADVYDNEAMGNTGGILVFDLPINNHRYGSSVRIFNNKVYDNNTLNFANASSNPAGVHIVPPGTGVIVLSTDDVEIFNNEITNHDTVGLTISSFFIAEPDISTFVGNYGQPGQAIDDGWRPTPRNISIHDNVITDYGQKPKGYLIEDIIKAYVLTHGALPGILYDGLGEMLSNNGTAAYLGLQETPFNPDGSDNVCAQKNGDVSLGRLFANSNTDMNIADVLYEKTQTDLMNCAQVSLPVHTVTFGDEIFGCGVDDDTEGCDGGNLIGGGGSIGEGEGGLEGDGDLSLCTASGDNVSWDALLKANCPKLSDYNLFADMTNPTASPNSNGLPYDLNTPLFTDHATKYRFVYLPDGTKADYTENESLDFPVGTVISKTFALPQNTNNRGFANEDVIETRLLIHRETGWSALPYAWKADKSDAMLAKAGAIQGKQVTHNGEMLNFDYVVPSMNQCKQCHQFKPDADSNAVFMPIGPKARHLNRDYAYSDGVMNQLSKWQAAGILQGVPNLADVDKVPEYQDGDELNIASMSDTELMAAAKGYLDINCAHCHRPEGNASNTGLKLEYWRSYDDDAGFSHGTCKSPVAYGGGSLGYDVVPGKPEESILHFRMETNDPGDRMPEIGRSLSHDEGVALISEWIKRLPAASCS
- a CDS encoding arylesterase, which produces MFISTSSYAATILILGDSLSAGYGMSEEQGWVQLLRNQYPEHDIINGSVSGETTAGGLRRLPSLLDSSAFDLVVVELGGNDGLRGFPPNKLKSNLTKIIELSQDNGAKVLLTEIMVPPNYGPRYTSMFNDVYHQLADEFDIELVPFFMLEIAPNPNLMQRDGIHPNVEAQPRITQWMQPWIINALKK